Proteins encoded within one genomic window of Nitrospira sp.:
- a CDS encoding metal-dependent hydrolase, producing the protein MASAFSHAFVALALGKALRHPVFTWPVLFLGMACSIVPDLDVIGFSFGIQYGDLWGHRGMTHSLFFASLLGVLLTSIWHQEKSTATQMRLFFYLFLCTASHGLLDALTDGGLGVAFFSPFDTNRYFFTFRPVAVSPIGISAFFSEHAFHVLASEVTWIWLPAIAGFLIIRGLRYVRSAQWTVKPAPRD; encoded by the coding sequence ATGGCCTCGGCATTCTCTCACGCGTTCGTTGCCCTCGCACTCGGCAAGGCTCTCCGACATCCCGTCTTTACCTGGCCGGTCTTGTTCCTCGGCATGGCCTGTTCGATTGTCCCGGATCTTGACGTCATCGGCTTTTCCTTCGGGATTCAATATGGTGACCTGTGGGGTCATCGTGGCATGACCCATTCACTCTTCTTCGCCAGCCTCCTAGGTGTCCTTCTCACGAGTATCTGGCACCAAGAGAAATCGACGGCAACACAGATGCGCCTGTTTTTCTATCTTTTCCTCTGCACCGCATCACATGGTCTGCTCGATGCACTGACCGACGGTGGACTCGGGGTGGCGTTCTTCTCCCCATTCGATACAAACCGATACTTTTTCACCTTTCGACCGGTCGCCGTCTCTCCGATCGGCATTAGCGCATTTTTTAGCGAGCATGCTTTCCACGTGCTTGCTAGCGAGGTGACATGGATCTGGCTCCCAGCCATTGCGGGGTTCTTAATCATTCGTGGGCTACGATATGTGCGGTCAGCTCAATGGACCGTGAAGCCCGCACCGAGAGATTGA
- a CDS encoding tetratricopeptide repeat protein — MIAPSNRQDSVDRPRSRAGVVLVMIAFTLALMANPCAAADDGARPLADEVVEHGKAAWDRGAVTTALEILDQGLGVHPEAVTLHKVRGDILSTFRNPQEAVQAYDRVLAVQPAALDVRWAKWGLLVRWGQEEEAIAELHNIAQIDAKNPLIHWRLAQELRKLDRLEESLESYKLAVQLMPDLLSWRLALARARFDVLDYQGADADLHHVLQHVAPGSPLELPAKNQLAQLYESMDRGRRFTPVLTPTATATQLKEWAALRSEAWKLFEAGRFQEAEPIYRKLLALNPSDPIATHQLGLTLMQLGQCKEALAVFGNLSNLNPSEEDFADTTYRMGQCYVELERWEEAFIHFQMLYDTAVEFDQANKDVPFPAGTRILAKEKIARWLDKVRPHVPELVKLKEEEVKAEKQSGDSTSAPSEEALYAKAVERLKPQKTLDTGAAIVGRDADFSWFRFVISATKVVRDDSPTGAHEFIPLYPGDTFPTTQSEIYLVFRLVSDSFDAVPLTARCGLETSDMAEDPQTTVQDRVMTTTNDRSGYFLLTPQKSSWTSGYYRCGLFAGEQTSAYSYVDEVRFRIIEPNRP, encoded by the coding sequence ATGATTGCGCCATCCAATAGGCAAGACTCTGTCGATCGGCCACGATCTCGTGCCGGCGTAGTTCTTGTGATGATCGCGTTCACATTGGCTCTGATGGCCAATCCTTGTGCCGCTGCAGATGATGGGGCAAGGCCGCTGGCAGATGAAGTAGTTGAGCATGGCAAAGCCGCATGGGACCGTGGGGCGGTCACGACGGCGCTGGAGATTCTTGATCAGGGTCTGGGCGTTCATCCGGAAGCGGTCACTCTCCACAAAGTACGCGGCGACATCCTTTCTACGTTTCGCAATCCTCAAGAGGCCGTTCAAGCCTATGACCGAGTGCTCGCTGTTCAGCCCGCTGCACTGGATGTCCGCTGGGCGAAATGGGGGCTGCTGGTCCGGTGGGGACAGGAAGAGGAGGCGATTGCAGAACTGCACAACATTGCGCAGATTGATGCGAAGAATCCGCTTATTCACTGGCGACTGGCGCAAGAACTGCGAAAGCTCGATCGGTTGGAGGAATCGCTGGAATCATACAAGCTGGCGGTCCAACTTATGCCGGATCTGCTCAGCTGGCGACTGGCACTTGCTCGTGCGCGCTTTGACGTACTGGATTATCAAGGGGCGGATGCTGACCTCCACCATGTACTCCAGCATGTGGCGCCTGGGTCTCCGCTCGAGCTCCCAGCCAAAAACCAACTTGCGCAACTCTATGAGTCGATGGACCGGGGACGGCGATTCACGCCGGTATTGACGCCGACTGCCACCGCAACTCAACTCAAAGAATGGGCGGCTCTTCGATCGGAGGCCTGGAAACTCTTTGAAGCTGGTCGCTTTCAGGAGGCAGAACCGATCTATCGCAAGCTGCTGGCGCTCAATCCAAGCGATCCTATCGCGACGCATCAGTTGGGGCTGACGCTCATGCAGTTAGGGCAGTGCAAGGAAGCGCTCGCTGTGTTTGGGAACTTGTCGAATCTGAATCCGAGTGAGGAGGACTTCGCGGATACGACCTATCGGATGGGGCAGTGCTATGTGGAGTTAGAGCGGTGGGAAGAAGCCTTCATTCACTTCCAGATGCTGTATGACACGGCTGTCGAATTTGACCAAGCCAATAAGGATGTCCCTTTCCCAGCCGGTACCCGTATCCTGGCAAAAGAGAAGATTGCTCGCTGGCTGGATAAGGTGCGGCCCCACGTTCCTGAACTGGTGAAGCTGAAAGAGGAAGAGGTGAAAGCGGAGAAGCAATCAGGTGACTCTACATCTGCACCATCGGAAGAAGCTCTGTATGCGAAGGCTGTTGAAAGGCTGAAGCCTCAGAAGACGCTGGATACTGGAGCGGCAATCGTGGGTCGGGATGCGGATTTTAGCTGGTTTCGGTTTGTGATTTCGGCAACCAAAGTCGTGCGGGACGACTCTCCGACTGGCGCTCACGAGTTCATCCCGCTGTACCCAGGCGATACATTTCCCACCACACAATCCGAAATCTACTTGGTCTTCAGACTGGTATCGGATTCGTTCGATGCCGTGCCGCTGACCGCACGATGTGGATTGGAAACATCTGACATGGCTGAAGATCCGCAGACGACAGTCCAAGATCGCGTCATGACAACGACGAACGATCGATCAGGGTATTTCCTGCTGACCCCTCAGAAATCCAGCTGGACATCCGGGTACTATCGTTGCGGCCTCTTTGCCGGAGAACAGACCTCCGCCTATTCCTATGTCGATGAAGTCCGGTTCCGGATCATCGAACCCAACCGGCCTTGA
- the galE gene encoding UDP-glucose 4-epimerase GalE, translating into MILVTGGAGYIGSHTCVELLQTGHDLTVFDNFSNSHPESLTRVQRITGKQLRFIRGDIRDRTSLVTALRESGAQSVMHFAGLKAVGESVQQPLSYYDNNVVGSLRLLEAMGTCGVKTLVFSSSATVYGDPQRLPLTEDHPLSATNPYGQTKLTVEQMLKDLQRSDTSWRIGILRYFNPVGAHASGLIGEDPQGTPNNLMPFVAQVAVGLRPHLNVFGDDYTTPDGTGVRDYIHVVDLANGHLKALDALGRSTHQAECLTVNLGTGTGYSVLEMVRAFEQASGKRVIYNVAPRRPGDVAACYADPSKAAALLGWRTERSLADMCADTWRWQHLNPHGYNPPRQAT; encoded by the coding sequence GTGATTCTAGTCACCGGTGGTGCCGGATATATTGGGTCTCACACCTGTGTCGAGCTACTCCAGACTGGACACGACTTGACCGTCTTCGATAATTTCTCCAACAGCCATCCCGAATCGCTCACGCGTGTACAGCGGATTACAGGCAAACAACTCCGCTTCATCCGCGGCGACATTCGCGACCGGACATCGCTGGTGACGGCGCTGCGAGAAAGCGGTGCGCAATCGGTAATGCATTTTGCTGGCCTGAAGGCGGTCGGCGAGTCAGTCCAGCAACCGCTGTCCTACTACGATAACAATGTCGTCGGTTCTTTACGTTTATTGGAAGCAATGGGAACCTGTGGGGTGAAGACGCTGGTGTTCAGTTCCTCTGCTACGGTGTACGGCGATCCGCAGCGGCTGCCGTTGACGGAAGATCACCCACTCTCCGCCACCAATCCCTACGGACAAACGAAACTGACGGTGGAACAGATGCTGAAAGATCTGCAACGAAGCGATACTTCATGGCGAATCGGTATTCTCCGCTACTTCAACCCGGTCGGAGCGCATGCGAGCGGATTGATCGGTGAAGATCCGCAGGGCACGCCGAACAACCTCATGCCCTTCGTGGCGCAGGTGGCAGTCGGCCTCCGCCCGCATCTGAACGTGTTCGGGGATGACTACACAACCCCTGACGGCACCGGTGTGCGCGACTACATTCATGTCGTGGATCTGGCGAACGGACATCTCAAAGCGTTGGACGCACTCGGACGATCCACGCACCAGGCGGAATGCCTCACGGTCAATCTTGGAACCGGGACCGGCTACAGCGTGCTGGAGATGGTGCGGGCCTTTGAACAGGCCAGCGGGAAGCGGGTGATATACAACGTTGCGCCTCGTCGGCCCGGCGACGTCGCAGCCTGTTACGCCGATCCCAGCAAGGCAGCTGCCCTTCTCGGCTGGCGAACTGAGCGAAGCCTCGCCGACATGTGCGCCGACACGTGGCGATGGCAGCACCTCAATCCTCATGGGTACAATCCTCCCCGTCAAGCAACCTAG
- the trmL gene encoding tRNA (uridine(34)/cytosine(34)/5-carboxymethylaminomethyluridine(34)-2'-O)-methyltransferase TrmL, which yields MFDVILYQPEIPPNTGNIIRLCANTGVRLHLVKPLGFAMDDKQLIRAGLDYHEFTTISTYDDWADCAEYFKDRRLFAVSTRGTRRYDQTGYTKDNVFLFGPETRGLPSTLLESFPVEQRIRVPMRPESRSLNLSNAVAVVVYEAWRQIGFEHGV from the coding sequence ATGTTCGACGTCATCCTCTACCAACCGGAAATCCCCCCGAATACTGGCAATATTATCCGCCTCTGCGCCAATACCGGCGTCCGGCTTCACCTGGTGAAACCGCTTGGCTTTGCCATGGATGATAAACAACTCATACGCGCCGGTTTGGACTATCATGAGTTCACCACGATCAGTACCTACGACGACTGGGCCGATTGTGCGGAGTACTTCAAGGATCGCCGCCTGTTCGCTGTCTCCACAAGGGGAACCAGGCGCTATGACCAGACCGGCTACACCAAAGACAACGTGTTTTTATTTGGCCCGGAAACACGTGGGCTCCCCTCCACACTCCTTGAATCGTTTCCAGTGGAACAGCGCATTCGTGTGCCGATGCGCCCAGAGAGCCGCAGCCTCAATCTCTCGAATGCTGTCGCAGTCGTGGTGTATGAAGCTTGGCGGCAGATTGGTTTTGAGCACGGGGTCTGA